Proteins encoded within one genomic window of Methanosarcina barkeri str. Wiesmoor:
- a CDS encoding DUF4139 domain-containing protein has translation MKIKKSYIWLILASGLILTASAAFVYPDFTFHPDFTASTAQATQADRSETAVNGIESSSNIVTRVQASNPLEILTAGAQAVDSGTEVTVYNNNLALVKEKRELDLDSGVNRVEYKDVAALIDPTSVMFEDTKNKNTVVLEQNYEYDLMSSQELLGKFLDKEITVTEKEGGTYTGVLMSYDDNKGLVLRLSDGKVVTLSEISKVEFPDSAGLLTKPTLIWQVYSSTTGKRDVLTSYLTNGMSWKANYIVKTSADDKKADIQGWVTVNNEAGTTYENAKLKLVAGEINRVTAPQETPVRKAVAEEGVAYDEAVESFVEESFFEYHLYTLQRSATLRNNQVKQLSLLSVNSVPVEKELVFDVSKSSNVQVALSFNNSKEKGLGMPLPAGVLRVYKTDSEGQLQFLGEDSIKHTPKDEEIKVVVGNAFDVTGKRTQKNYDKISSNVWKESYETEIKNHKSEPQKVKIVENFYGDWEIINTSDPYEKKDAYTAEWEITVPANSSKKVTYTVERSY, from the coding sequence ATGAAAATAAAGAAAAGTTACATCTGGCTGATTCTGGCATCAGGATTGATTTTAACTGCATCTGCAGCTTTCGTGTATCCTGATTTTACCTTCCATCCCGATTTTACAGCAAGTACGGCTCAAGCAACTCAAGCAGATAGATCTGAAACTGCAGTTAACGGAATAGAATCCAGTTCGAACATAGTTACCAGAGTACAAGCTTCAAACCCACTGGAGATTCTCACAGCAGGTGCTCAGGCAGTTGATTCCGGTACTGAAGTTACTGTTTACAATAATAACCTTGCCCTTGTAAAAGAAAAAAGGGAACTCGATCTTGATTCAGGAGTGAACAGGGTTGAATATAAGGACGTTGCTGCTCTTATTGATCCGACATCAGTAATGTTTGAGGATACGAAAAATAAGAATACTGTCGTACTGGAGCAGAATTATGAATACGACCTTATGAGCAGCCAGGAGCTTCTGGGGAAATTCCTGGATAAGGAAATCACTGTAACCGAAAAAGAAGGAGGTACATACACAGGGGTTCTCATGAGCTATGATGACAATAAGGGACTGGTGCTCAGGTTAAGTGACGGGAAAGTTGTAACTCTTTCCGAAATTTCGAAAGTGGAGTTTCCTGACTCTGCCGGGCTACTCACAAAACCCACTCTTATCTGGCAGGTCTACTCATCTACCACAGGCAAGAGGGATGTCCTCACTTCCTATCTTACAAATGGAATGAGCTGGAAAGCAAACTATATCGTAAAGACCAGTGCGGATGATAAGAAAGCCGATATCCAGGGTTGGGTTACTGTTAATAATGAAGCAGGAACAACCTATGAAAATGCCAAACTGAAACTGGTTGCAGGGGAAATTAACCGCGTAACTGCACCACAGGAAACACCTGTGAGAAAGGCGGTTGCAGAAGAAGGAGTTGCATATGACGAAGCCGTAGAGAGTTTCGTTGAGGAATCCTTCTTTGAATATCACCTATATACCCTTCAAAGGTCGGCTACCCTCAGGAATAATCAGGTAAAACAACTTTCCCTGCTCTCTGTCAATTCCGTGCCTGTAGAAAAGGAGCTTGTTTTTGATGTTTCGAAAAGCAGTAATGTCCAGGTTGCCCTGAGCTTCAACAATTCAAAAGAAAAAGGCCTTGGAATGCCTCTTCCTGCCGGGGTTCTGAGGGTATACAAAACTGACTCAGAAGGCCAGCTTCAGTTCCTCGGAGAAGACAGCATAAAACACACTCCAAAAGATGAAGAGATAAAAGTTGTTGTCGGAAACGCTTTTGATGTAACAGGCAAAAGAACCCAGAAAAATTACGATAAAATCAGCTCGAATGTCTGGAAAGAAAGTTACGAAACCGAAATCAAAAACCACAAATCTGAACCCCAGAAAGTAAAAATCGTAGAAAACTTCTACGGCGACTGGGAAATCATAAACACCTCTGACCCATACGAGAAAAAAGACGCCTATACCGCTGAATGGGAGATAACCGTACCCGCAAACAGCTCAAAGAAAGTTACCTACACCGTAGAACGCAGTTATTAA
- a CDS encoding PGF-pre-PGF domain-containing protein — translation MNFIKAFRNKSRIKLSGIISGFVLIILFAWIILPASAAGVEANREISAGTVNPGESFAVTIHIITDQDLESLTLDENLPDGWRVSQWENNEAVFQETSTFKASTLEWIWVENLSAGEEKTIVYNVTVPSNSEPGNFTLSGRISAYSVPAAPLEGLSEIMVTSSPLEANFSATPLHGPAPLMVQFTDLSTFNPDSWEWDFDGNGNIDSNEKNPVYTYEGPGTYTVILRATNSTYGNSTYRNSTRTKAGYITVTEKSSSSGENVGSEGSSGGSNGGSNGGSNGGSSGGGGGGAGSPESTKNVEQKEISNEQVFKGIHTCFTFKGEANEIVTVEFDPKKNFGKTTAIVEILKNTSSIVKEPAPGIVYRNVNIWVGNSGFSSQENFENARINFRVSRAWTTEQGVSKDTVTLYRYSEGVWNSLPTTFSREDEVYFYFTAETPGFSPFAISSIKINTRSIEFPQTKNEENEVNNKSDLSDGEKQENITNINLELDNENDNEKKDVPNPGVFLTAIGFLTSYVILSKRKHR, via the coding sequence ATGAATTTCATCAAAGCTTTCAGGAATAAAAGCCGGATTAAACTCTCAGGCATTATTTCAGGCTTCGTTCTGATTATTTTGTTTGCCTGGATAATCCTCCCTGCCTCAGCCGCAGGGGTCGAAGCAAATAGGGAGATTTCTGCCGGAACGGTTAACCCAGGCGAAAGTTTTGCAGTAACCATACATATAATTACAGATCAGGATCTTGAATCCCTGACGCTCGATGAAAATCTCCCTGACGGGTGGCGTGTAAGCCAGTGGGAAAATAATGAGGCTGTGTTTCAGGAAACCAGCACATTCAAAGCATCAACTTTGGAATGGATCTGGGTTGAGAATCTTTCAGCAGGGGAAGAAAAGACAATTGTGTATAATGTGACCGTGCCTTCGAATTCCGAACCTGGAAACTTTACACTTTCGGGTAGGATCTCTGCTTATTCTGTTCCTGCTGCCCCATTGGAAGGACTTTCTGAAATAATGGTTACTTCTTCGCCGCTTGAAGCCAACTTTTCCGCAACTCCTCTCCATGGACCTGCTCCTCTGATGGTCCAGTTCACGGATTTATCTACCTTCAATCCTGATTCCTGGGAGTGGGACTTTGATGGAAACGGGAATATTGACTCAAATGAAAAGAATCCGGTTTACACATACGAGGGTCCTGGCACCTACACTGTTATATTAAGGGCAACTAACAGTACGTATGGAAATAGTACATATAGAAATAGTACCCGGACAAAAGCAGGATATATAACTGTAACCGAAAAATCTTCAAGTTCTGGAGAAAATGTGGGGAGTGAAGGAAGTAGCGGAGGAAGTAACGGAGGAAGTAACGGAGGAAGTAACGGAGGAAGTAGTGGAGGAGGTGGGGGAGGTGCAGGCTCTCCAGAATCAACCAAGAATGTCGAACAGAAGGAAATTTCAAATGAACAGGTTTTCAAAGGCATTCACACATGTTTTACTTTTAAAGGCGAAGCAAATGAAATCGTCACCGTGGAGTTCGATCCGAAAAAGAATTTCGGAAAAACAACTGCTATTGTAGAAATACTAAAAAATACATCCTCAATTGTTAAGGAACCTGCACCCGGAATTGTCTACAGGAACGTAAATATTTGGGTTGGGAATAGCGGCTTTTCAAGCCAGGAAAATTTTGAAAATGCCCGCATAAATTTCAGGGTGAGCAGGGCCTGGACTACCGAACAGGGAGTCAGCAAAGATACTGTAACTCTTTATCGCTACAGTGAGGGGGTATGGAACTCACTGCCCACAACATTCAGTAGAGAAGATGAAGTTTACTTCTACTTTACCGCAGAAACTCCAGGCTTTTCTCCCTTTGCGATCTCAAGTATTAAAATAAATACCAGATCTATTGAATTCCCTCAAACTAAAAATGAAGAAAATGAGGTTAATAATAAAAGTGATCTGTCTGATGGAGAAAAACAAGAAAATATAACAAATATAAACTTAGAGCTTGATAACGAAAATGATAACGAAAAGAAAGATGTTCCGAACCCTGGTGTTTTCTTGACTGCTATCGGATTTCTGACTTCGTATGTGATATTGAGTAAGAGGAAGCACAGGTAA
- a CDS encoding condensation domain-containing protein, producing MGIKSQKISRTMPATLQDQFNYVARYGISNYTLQAVIHLGNRLDEVKLARAVRLSTDAEPVLGCLLVERDDSPFWQRLAYPEKISWCRLEETQDRKESIMKFLLEPLNMDHDPQVLALLVRCGQEDTLCIKLNHACCDGRSAKEYLKLLAGIYTQLCIDSSFEPEPNIQGKRDQSAVLEALGITDLKSFFTSESEESEPTWAFPWQQSVVESESIRFSIK from the coding sequence GTGGGGATAAAATCTCAGAAAATTTCCCGAACGATGCCTGCCACCTTACAAGACCAATTCAATTATGTGGCTCGCTATGGGATTTCAAATTATACACTTCAAGCTGTGATACATTTAGGAAATAGGCTGGATGAGGTGAAATTGGCTCGAGCCGTAAGATTGTCCACTGACGCCGAGCCTGTACTGGGCTGCCTGCTCGTTGAAAGGGACGACAGTCCTTTCTGGCAACGCCTCGCTTATCCCGAAAAGATCTCATGGTGCAGGCTGGAAGAAACGCAGGACAGGAAAGAATCAATTATGAAATTCCTGCTGGAGCCTTTAAACATGGACCATGACCCACAGGTGCTAGCACTGCTGGTGCGATGTGGTCAGGAAGATACTCTATGTATCAAACTCAATCATGCCTGCTGCGACGGTCGGAGTGCCAAAGAATACCTTAAACTACTGGCCGGTATATATACTCAGCTTTGTATAGATTCTTCTTTTGAACCTGAACCGAACATACAAGGAAAAAGAGACCAGAGTGCTGTACTTGAGGCCCTGGGAATAACTGACCTCAAGTCTTTTTTCACTTCTGAAAGTGAAGAATCAGAGCCTACATGGGCTTTTCCCTGGCAACAATCTGTTGTAGAGTCAGAATCGATACGGTTCTCTATAAAATAG
- a CDS encoding nucleotidyltransferase domain-containing protein: protein MLKTRLRDFLVTKDNWLFAVSDYFRSDGIRATLRYVPDEKGERELNGIRYKKYDFGPAFEFMRKHRPEWVQDVHVVPESEVKQVLRPSDAIPRLVNSDSRVRAIVKTLDLAGIPRTSMGVTGSMLAGLQNESSDIDFVVYGPAWFRARDSIAAAKQQEGPIEEIDEEMWQRIYTKRIPEISFDEFMLHESRKGNRGMVEGTYFDLLFVREWDQIKEPLLRGKDTVKMKIEAKVTNADFAFDSPAYYKVDHDEIDHVLSYTHTYAGQALPGELIEACGIVEEVGDIKRLVVGTSREPKGEWIKSLSWLERCGHI from the coding sequence ATGCTAAAAACACGCTTGAGGGATTTTCTTGTCACGAAAGATAACTGGCTTTTTGCGGTTTCCGACTATTTCCGTAGCGATGGAATCCGTGCCACACTCCGCTACGTGCCCGATGAGAAAGGGGAAAGGGAGTTAAACGGAATACGATATAAAAAATATGATTTTGGTCCGGCTTTTGAGTTCATGAGGAAGCACAGGCCTGAATGGGTTCAGGATGTTCATGTGGTGCCTGAATCTGAGGTAAAACAGGTACTTCGCCCCTCGGATGCGATTCCCAGGCTTGTAAATTCTGACAGCCGCGTCAGGGCAATCGTAAAGACCCTTGACCTAGCAGGCATTCCCAGGACAAGTATGGGAGTTACTGGCTCAATGCTCGCAGGCCTACAGAATGAGAGCTCGGATATTGACTTTGTTGTGTACGGACCTGCATGGTTCAGGGCAAGGGATTCAATAGCTGCTGCAAAACAGCAGGAAGGGCCCATTGAAGAAATTGATGAGGAGATGTGGCAGAGAATCTATACTAAGAGAATTCCAGAGATTTCGTTTGATGAATTCATGCTGCACGAATCGAGAAAAGGTAACCGTGGCATGGTCGAAGGCACTTATTTTGACCTTCTTTTCGTAAGGGAATGGGACCAGATAAAAGAACCTCTTCTGCGCGGGAAGGATACAGTCAAAATGAAAATCGAAGCCAAAGTTACAAATGCCGACTTTGCTTTTGACAGCCCTGCGTATTACAAGGTAGATCATGATGAGATCGACCATGTGCTCTCATATACCCACACCTATGCAGGCCAGGCACTTCCAGGAGAGTTAATAGAAGCTTGCGGCATCGTTGAAGAAGTCGGAGACATTAAACGGCTTGTTGTGGGCACTTCAAGGGAACCAAAAGGGGAATGGATAAAGTCTCTTTCCTGGCTTGAGAGGTGCGGGCATATATAA
- a CDS encoding M20 family metallopeptidase, with amino-acid sequence MLLRENPSADELEAWIIQLRREFHRYPELSFGEYETQKKILKILGELGVEARKIADTGVLASIRGKLPGPCIALRSDTDGLQVQEELTERNSDYISRNDGVMHACGHDGHMAMLFGAARLFQENRNFPGEVRLIFQPAEEIPPGGSEKVIAEGGLEGVDAVMGIHIFTNHESGSVGFRPGPFMASTNRFEVIVKGKGGHISKPKSCIDPVRIVTDFLSNLYPALEKQLEPDKYIIGVGRIRGGAQFNRIPDTVEVLGSYRSFDRETTDIIDRTMKECLDEVIKRYVKPGDEFSGFPDYELDILHGYPVLVNDPMFTNAVNSKMQESFPKLTIYPELEKTFAAEDFASYLQKVPGIFISLGDLNPEKKIVEINHSCKFDIDEDILITGTEIFYTVSLDFLKNPEKYLSSQSYLNSESLKKSLKTDK; translated from the coding sequence ATGCTTTTGAGAGAAAATCCGAGTGCAGATGAGCTTGAAGCCTGGATTATACAGCTCAGGCGCGAATTTCACAGATACCCCGAACTCAGTTTTGGAGAATACGAGACCCAGAAGAAAATTCTGAAAATCCTTGGAGAACTGGGAGTAGAAGCCAGAAAAATTGCAGATACCGGTGTACTTGCAAGCATTCGGGGGAAGTTACCTGGGCCCTGTATCGCCCTTCGATCAGATACGGATGGGCTGCAGGTACAGGAAGAGTTGACTGAAAGAAATAGCGACTATATTTCCAGAAACGATGGAGTAATGCACGCCTGCGGACATGACGGACATATGGCAATGCTTTTTGGGGCTGCACGGCTTTTTCAGGAGAACAGGAATTTTCCAGGGGAAGTTCGCCTTATCTTCCAGCCTGCCGAGGAAATCCCACCAGGAGGTTCGGAGAAGGTAATTGCAGAGGGAGGGCTTGAAGGTGTGGATGCAGTTATGGGCATACACATCTTTACCAATCACGAATCAGGAAGTGTGGGTTTTCGTCCCGGACCTTTTATGGCAAGCACCAATCGGTTTGAAGTGATAGTTAAGGGAAAGGGAGGCCATATCTCAAAGCCTAAAAGCTGCATTGATCCCGTCCGAATAGTAACGGATTTTCTGAGCAACCTTTATCCAGCCCTGGAAAAACAGCTTGAACCGGATAAGTATATCATTGGTGTGGGGAGGATTCGAGGAGGGGCCCAGTTCAACAGAATTCCTGATACTGTAGAGGTTCTTGGAAGTTATCGATCCTTTGACCGAGAGACTACGGATATCATTGATAGGACAATGAAAGAGTGCCTGGATGAGGTAATAAAAAGATACGTAAAGCCGGGAGACGAATTTTCAGGCTTTCCGGACTACGAGCTTGATATACTGCACGGCTATCCTGTCCTTGTGAATGACCCTATGTTCACAAACGCTGTAAATTCAAAGATGCAGGAGAGTTTCCCGAAACTTACAATCTACCCTGAACTCGAAAAAACCTTTGCCGCTGAAGATTTTGCAAGTTACCTGCAGAAAGTTCCAGGAATTTTTATTTCCCTGGGTGACCTAAACCCGGAAAAAAAGATAGTGGAAATCAATCACTCTTGCAAGTTTGATATTGATGAAGATATCCTGATTACCGGCACGGAGATATTTTACACTGTTTCCCTGGACTTTCTCAAAAACCCGGAAAAATATCTCAGTTCCCAGAGTTATTTGAATTCCGAATCCTTAAAAAAGAGCCTGAAAACCGACAAGTAA
- a CDS encoding GNAT family N-acetyltransferase, which translates to MIIQRYDNSRKEEVRDVVLGVLKEHGFEPDRLKDADLNDINGYYFGSGGSFFVGIIDGKVVGTAGVRKLSGNRCEIRRIYLKKAFRNKGNGKQLFRTALDFAEKNCSGVFLKTDSTLTKAIDMYLKHGFTFKKEETGYLYFEKMF; encoded by the coding sequence ATGATAATCCAGAGATACGACAATTCCAGAAAGGAAGAAGTCCGTGACGTTGTGCTTGGAGTGTTGAAGGAGCACGGCTTTGAACCCGACAGGCTAAAAGATGCCGACCTCAATGATATAAACGGGTATTATTTTGGAAGTGGAGGTTCTTTCTTTGTGGGAATCATCGACGGCAAAGTCGTAGGCACTGCAGGTGTCCGAAAACTTAGCGGAAACCGGTGCGAAATCCGGCGTATTTATCTTAAAAAAGCCTTCAGGAACAAAGGCAACGGAAAACAGCTCTTCAGGACTGCTCTCGATTTTGCTGAGAAAAACTGCTCAGGTGTGTTTCTTAAAACCGATTCAACCCTCACGAAAGCTATAGACATGTACCTCAAGCACGGCTTTACTTTCAAGAAAGAAGAGACAGGGTACCTGTATTTCGAAAAAATGTTTTAA
- a CDS encoding glycoside hydrolase family 16 protein: MRKSIFILIGIILLISNASALGWSGYDLTHKSGIKDPGSNNCNPNDAYADSEKLQSNASVLRWSGYDWTLKSGIKGPGSNYWNPNNTYVDSDGKLHLEINYKDGHWNCAELDSVKNFKYGRYTWVVSSQSLNLDKNVVLGLFTYTDDNHEIDIESGQWGNSSSDHLHFTCQPDQTVTFVSPTSSYINATDVTYTFDWRPTYIHYTARASNGKIIANWHCTNTRDIPKVKAKVMMNLWLQHSVPPSNDKPVEVIISSFHWSSIKHKIHIQ, from the coding sequence ATGCGAAAATCGATATTCATATTAATTGGGATTATATTACTTATATCAAATGCCAGTGCCCTTGGTTGGTCGGGATATGATTTGACACATAAAAGTGGTATAAAAGATCCTGGATCAAATAATTGTAACCCAAATGACGCATATGCAGATTCAGAGAAACTACAATCAAATGCAAGTGTACTTCGTTGGTCGGGATATGATTGGACACTTAAAAGTGGTATAAAAGGTCCTGGATCAAACTATTGGAACCCAAATAACACATATGTAGATTCAGATGGTAAACTACACCTTGAAATAAACTATAAAGATGGTCATTGGAATTGTGCTGAGCTGGATAGTGTTAAAAACTTTAAATATGGAAGATATACATGGGTAGTATCTTCACAATCATTAAATCTTGATAAAAATGTAGTACTTGGACTCTTCACATATACAGATGACAATCATGAAATTGATATTGAATCAGGTCAGTGGGGTAACTCAAGCTCAGACCATCTACATTTCACATGCCAACCAGACCAAACAGTAACATTTGTGTCACCTACTTCTAGTTATATAAACGCAACTGACGTGACTTATACATTCGATTGGCGACCAACTTACATACATTACACTGCTAGAGCGTCAAATGGCAAAATCATTGCTAATTGGCACTGTACAAATACTAGAGATATTCCTAAAGTAAAAGCAAAAGTAATGATGAACCTTTGGTTGCAGCATAGTGTACCACCAAGTAATGACAAACCAGTAGAAGTGATTATAAGCTCCTTTCACTGGTCATCGATTAAGCATAAAATCCACATCCAGTAG